The Candidatus Stygibacter australis nucleotide sequence TTCCCTATCTCACCCATAACAACTTAGCACTATCTAACAAAAAAATGTCACTACGTGCTAAGTTGTTGTTGGCTGATATCACTTTTTAGTTAATTTATATGTGGGGGATGCTTGAGAAAGCATCAAGAAATAGTTTTAAATAAGGTGGAAAAGATGAAAAATCTATCAGGTAAGACTGTGATCGATTTCGTGCAGCGGAATTTTGAAGTGCATGGCGAATTTGAAGGCACTGTGTATCGCACCAAACGAAACGGCACACAGGAACATTATCCCTATGACCCGGTATCATACTATCAGCGTACTCCGCTGGTGATCAGAAATGAAGCTATCAGGCGCTTTGCTGCTATGGTTTCCAATCCAAGGCTGGCTGATTATAAGTCTGTAATCAAAAAACTCAATTATTACACGCCGTATATCCTGAACCCCGGAGCACAGAAATTCCTCGGTGAAACGGCGTTTTATGTACGTCAGCGGGGTGATTATGAATTACGCTGGCAGGGCATGCCAATGGGCTTTCATCAGACTATCGCACCACGCACCAGGGTGGAATTGAGCTTTCATGCAGAAGGCGAGTTTGGGCTGGATTGCTATTTTCAGGATGAATTATATTGCCAGCGAAATTTTATCATCACCTCCGGCGATCTGGATGCAGCTTATGAAATCTGGCTGACAGCAAATCTGGAACATATTCTAAGCCTGCCTGAACCCGAATATGAGAGCATAAAGACCTATCGCAGAGGACTGCGCAGCAAAGTGAACTGGATCACTGCCATGTCCGGGAAATACCATGAAGAAGTAGCCTATGAAGTCCCAGATTACAGCTATAAAGACAGCAAGCGTGAAAATCCCTGGCTCTATCACCGGCGAAGGTATGACCACATTGTGAACCCGCAAACACTCTATTTTAATAATAAGATAAAAGAAATAGCTATAGAATGGCAAACACTTTCGCAAAATGAGCGTGATGAATGGAATCAAAGAGCCGCGAGGTACCAGAAACAACGATTAACAGGCTTTAATTTATATACCAGGGAGGTATTAAGTTAAGACGGGCAGATTGGGAACTACGAGCACCAGCTCGTAGAAATTGAAGAGCTACGAGCTGATGCTCGTAGTTCCAGGAAAAACTGGAGCCCTGATCGCCAGAAGTCATGCCCGGAATACCGTTCATAACTTCTGCTTAGTTTGTGGTTGATTGAGCATGAATAATCTTATTAATGAGCTTTGAAAGGGACACCCGACGAAAAAGCTGCTGTGTATAATTACTAGATTGCAACTGATATGTGTGCTTTGTTGTTCTGGCACTATATTTCTTTAGCAATATTACCAGATTATAGGCAGGTCACTTTCGAGTCAATCCAAAGTTTATTTCGACTAAATTCGAGAGTTTTGATTGTGCTATCTTTATGGTGAAAAAGATAAGCAAAATTATTTGCATGATATCAAACATATAAGGTTGAAAGAATTAACTTGACTAATTACACTTAATTCAAGGTTGTAAATGCTAAATAAAGTTTCGGGGAGTATAAATGAAATTAAGAATATTTCTGGCAGCCCTGCTATTGCCAGCGGCAGCCTTGATGTGTATTACTATTGATATAACCGATTTTGATCAAGCAACTAATAATCCTGTAATATTGCAGCCAGGATCACCATCATTACCTTATATAAGCGTAAAATACCTTTTACCTATGGGCGAACTCGCTGATAATGTAACTGTTAATTATTCGGGTGAGATACAAGAACTTGAGCGGAATATTGAGCCTGTTCAACAGCCTCAGCCATTTTCTCAGGAATATGTGGTAACCACTCCGGCAGACCAGTCAATTTATGGCAGATCTGCTATCTATCCCTCTACTGGTTATAAGATGGTGGGCAGTCAACGTCAAAATGGTTATGATATACTATATATTCATTTATATCCCTGGCGTTATAATCCTCAGGCAGAAACAATTACCTGGCAGGAACAGGCAGAAATTGAGATCACAACTCATTTTGATGAAGCTGTCTATGAAGCTCAGTCAAGAATGCTGCTGACCAAAAATGAATCAATCTTCCAGGGACAGGAGATCTATAATACTGAAGCCAGAAGCAGTTATCAGAAAACCGAGAGTTATCTGAGCCGATCTCTGGCGGACCCATCTGAGCCTTACAGCATGGTCCTGATCACCAGTATGGAAACCAGTGAATGGTTTACAGATTATCTAAGCTGGAAATTAGATCATGGACTGGAAACAGGCGTTTTCTATACCGAAGATATTTATGACGAATATGAAGGTGCAAATAACCAGGCAAAGATAAAAAACTTTATTAATGATGCTTATATGACGTGGTCTATGACCGATAATCCTTTGGAATATGTGATATTAGGTGGTGATGATGAGATAATTCCCATACGCGGTATTTATATCAATGCCGGCGGAACAATAGATAACAACCTGCCCTGCGATCTTTATTATTCCTGCCTTGATAATGACTGGGATGGTAATGAGAATGGAGTTTATGGTGAAGTGGAAGACGATGTTGATCTGGTTCCTGAGCTTGCTATCAGCCGATTACCGGTAGATAATGCACAGGATATGATAAACTGGTTAAATAAAGTAACACATTACGTGGATGATAATACCTATTCCAATAATATCTGCACTATGGTAGGAGAATTTCTTTGGGGAAATCCTGACACCTGGGGTGGAGATTCCATGGATCTATTACTGGAAGATATGGATGAGCCATTTCACCTGCAGACCTTATATCAACGTGATGGCACCTATAGCGAGTATGGCGTAACAGTTGCTATTAATGAAGGATTAGGATTTTTGAATCATCTGGGACATGCTAATGAAGGATTTGTTTTCGGGCAGACTCGTCCCAGTGCAGCAGATTATTATAATACCGAGTTTGGTTTTGGCTATTCACAGGGCTGTTATCCGTCAGCATTTGATGAAGCTACGGGTCAAGCCAGTGAAAGTATAGCGGAAAATTTCATCATCAGACCCGGTGGATTCTTTGAATTTATAGGCAATTCACGTTATGGCTGGGGAATACCCGGTCAGCCGGCGAATGGACCTTCACAACGCTATCATCTTCCATTTATCCAGGCAATATTTACCTATGAAATCCGTGAGTTTGGCAAGGCGCTGGCATATAGTCGCGATGTGATGGCTGATGCGGCAATTGAATATTCGCATTTGCGCTGGGTACATTATGAATTGACCTTGATGGGAGATCCATCAATAACATTGAAAGTGCCAGACCCTGATTTCCCCTTTATTCAACCGGAAGAACCTGTATATACAGATACAGAGGGTGATGGCGATGGAGCAATCAATCCGGGTGAAACAATTGAGATAACCATACCTCTTACAGCAAATGCTGACTGGGCAGATGCTCAAGATGTGACTATATATATCCAGTTTGAAGATACAGCAGTAACCACTGAAACTGAATCTATATATTATGGAACGATAGCCTCGGGAGAGACTGTAACTTCTGAACCTATAATTGTGTATGTACCATCTGATTGCAGTTATGATGCCTATCCCTATACTATCACAATTATGGCACCCGTGGGAACGGATAGTGAATTTGAGAAATCATACAGTTTTGATTTTGAAGTATCTATCCAGCAGACGAACTGGCCCTGGTTTCTGGCAGAACGCCTGAGCGTGGCACCAATAATCACTGATCTTGATGATGATGGACAGTTTGATATATTAACCACCACCATGGATGGAGATATGTATGGCATTAACCTGCTTGCTGAAGAGATGGATGGTTTCCCCTGGGCGACAGGTGAAACTATTGAGAATCAAACCTCATTGGGTGATGTTGATAATGATGGTGAAAATGAAATTGTGATGGCAACACGTGTCGGTAATATTTATGCCCGTAATCTGGATGGCACACTTGCTTTTGCCTATCAGCATGATGCTGATCAATTACTCACACCAGTACTTACTGATATGGATGGTGATGGTCTTCTGGAAACCGTTAGTTATGGCATGGATGGAGAATTGATAGTTTTAGATGAGAATGGGGAACTGGAAAATGGCTTTCCACTGCCATTGGGCGTACTTTGTTTTCAGGAAATGGCAGCCGCAGATTTTGATGGAGATGGCGGAACTGAGATTGCCCTGGTTGGATTGGACGGACAACTGCATCTGATCAAATATAACGGGCAGGAGATTGTCGGCTTCCCGGTTGATCTGGGCAGCAATCCCTGCAGCGGAGCTACTATTCTAGATAATCATAATCTGGCATTGGGAACAATGGACGGCAGATTACTGGTGATCTCCCCTACGGGTGAGATAATTGAAGACAGGCAACTGGAAGCCAATATAGTATCAGCACCAATTGCAGCAGATTTTGATGGAGATGAGGACTTGGAACTGGCATTTACAACCGCTTTCGGAGTTGTGTATATCTGCGAGCAGGATGGAACTGATCTTCCTGGCTGGCCCCTGGATATTGAATGCTCAATTTCTCAACCACCTCTGGCAGTTGATATTGATAATGCAAATGGCATTGACCTGATCTGGTTTTCAGCCACAAATACAATTTATGTGTATAGTAATGACGGAACTGAGATAGATTTTTCACCGGTTCCCATAAATTATAATGATAATTTCCCGGCATCAATTGCTGATCTGGATAATGATCTGGATTATGAGATAGTATTCAGCACCAGTAATCGCGTGATAGTGATAGACAGCAAGCTCCGCAAAGGCTCTGATGCCCCCTGGTCAACCTATCGTGGAAATCTTTGCCGCACTGGATATTATGGTGATAATTCGCTTACTGATAATGATGTGGCAGAAGTTGTACCTGCCAGTGATGTACTGCTGCCTAATTATCCTAACCCCTTTAATCCTTTGACGGTGATAAGTTTTGAACTGGCAGAAGCTGCCGATGAAGCTGTGATAGAGATATTCAATATCAAAGGACAAAAGATACTTGATCAGAAATTTGCCAACCCAGTCAGCGGAAGACATCAAATGGTTTGGCAAGGGAATGATAAAGACGGAAAATCTACAGCTTCCGGAGTTTATTTTTACAGGTTAAAAGTTGATAATAAAACTTGCGGCATTCAACGCATGCTGCTCTTAAAATAAGATAAATTTCTTTCTTTCCAAAGAAATAAACCGACCGGACAGGTAACTGTCCGGTTTTTTTTATATTCAATTAACAGCAGGTGATGAAGGAATTTATTTATGAAAAACGAGGATAGACCAGAATCTAACTATTGCACTTGACAAAATTTCCATTAATATAATAATTTAGTAAGAAGTAATGTGAAAATATTCAATTGTACTGACAAAGAGTTTCATAATTTCAATGAATATTTTTCTACACTAATATTATTAATTGCATTAGAAATTCGGCGTAGGTAATAATATTATGCAAATTACAGGAGGAAGAATGAGAGAAAAAATGTGGGGATTACTGATCATACAATTAATTGCAATGTTTATTTATGGAGAGACCTTTTATGTGCCGGAGGATTACACTACCATTCAGGGAGCTATAGACGCTGTGGAAAATGGAGATGTTATCATATTAAGCCCTGGTACATATTATGAAAATATAGATTACAATGGGAAACAAATATTAGTGAGTTCTTTGTTTTATGAAACCTCAGACCCACAATATATATCAGAGACAGTGATAGATGGAGGAGGGAATGATTGTGTGGTTAGAATTCTCGGTGTTGGTGGGTATAACAGTGGATTATCAGGTCTCACGCTATCTAACGGTAATTATTCCCACGGTGGGGGAATCTATCTTTGGGGATCACCAGTAAATCTTTCTAATTTGATAATAACCGGCAATGTGGCGGTGGATGGAGGAGGAATACATTGTGACTGGTCGATGGGAGTATTTATTGATAATGTAATGATCACAAATAATGAAAGCACAGATGACGGAGGAGGAATTTATATAAATTACTCAACCGTAACAATAAACAACAGCATGATTTATAATAACAGTGGCAATAATGGTGGAGGTATATATATAGAAGACGGAATTTTAAACATGAATAATGATTCTGTTTGTTATAACCAGGCAGAGAGGGGAGGAGGAATTCATATACACTGTTCGGATTCAAATATGAATGAGGTAAAGATACTGGGTAATCATGCCACAATAGGGGGTGGCGGGATTTATACCTGGTATTCTGATCCTTATTTAAGCAATGTGATAATTACGCAAAACTCTTCAGATGGAAGAGGAGGAGGCCTGCGTTGTCAGTGTGCATTAACGCCGGTTTTCAGTTCTACGGAATTGTGTGATATTTACCTGAATAATACCAGTTGCAGTTGCTGTGGTAATGATATTTACTCGGATTCTTTTACTTCTGTAATATTAGATACATTTACCGTTATGAATCCTACTGAGTATCATATTCAACCCAGAGATAGTACGCAAATAATAATTCAAAGCGGGAAAATAGAGCAGTACAATCAAGATCTATATGTTTCCACAACAGGGAATAATAGTAATAGTGGACTAAATCCAGCAGATCCCCTGAAGACTATCCAGTATGCATTATGCTCTATCTTACCAGAAGATGGAGATACTTTAAATATCTTTCTGGATGAAGGGTTGTATAGTCCTACAAGTAATGGGGAGCATTTTCCTATAATGCTTCCCAGTTATGTGCATCTGTGTGGGACAGGAATAGAGGAAGTTGTGTTGGATGCAGAGGAAAGCAATCGGGTGATCTGGGAATGGTACGCAGGCAATATCAAGCTTTCAAATTTAACAATTACAGGTGGTAACCAATATTTTGGAGCAGGACTCTATTGCGAAAATACCAGTATAAACCTGGAGAATGTATTGTTTTGTGAAAATATGGCATCTTATTGGGGTGGTGGAATAAATGGAGAATTTTCTGAATTATTTATAAAAGATGTGAGAATTGAGAATAACTATGCAGGAGATACGGGTGGGGGGATATGTTTGAGCCATTGCGTTGAAGTAGAAATGAGCAATGTTTCGATAACAAATAATGAATCTGAATATGGTGGAGGAATTTCAATGTTCTCCTCAGAGCCTGTTTTGAGAGGAGTGAAAATAGCAAATAATCTTGCTACAGCTTATGGTGGGGGAATAAATAGCTACAATTCAGAAGCGATAATGCAGAGGGTAGATATCTGTGGTAATATATCCGAATATACAGGTGGTGGCATGTATTTAGTCGATGATAACTCGATTATGGTAAATGTGACGATCGCAGATAATGAAGCATTTGCGAATGGCGGGGCAATGACCTTAAATCAGGGCTCTCACATAAATATTGTGAATGGAATTCTATGGGGTAATACACCAGATGAAGTATGTTATTGGACACAAAGTGATTTCAATGAAATAAATTTTGCCTATTGTGACGTGCAAGGCGGTATGGAAAATATATTCACTTATGATCATGGACAGGTAAACTGGTTAGGAGAAAACATTGATGCAGATCCTATGTTTTTAAACCCTTTGACAGGAGATTATAATTTGGATTTAGGGTCTCCATGTATCGATACCGGGATTGCATATTTTGAGTATAATGGTCAAATTCTGGCAGATTTGTCAGAAGAAGATTATGAAGGGACAGCACCTGATCTGGGAGCTTATGAATATGGGATGTCTGCAATAGAAACTGATTTTATCATGAAACCTGGATCAGTTATGTACGCTTATCCTAACCCTTTTAATCCACAGACAGTGATAAGTTTTGAGTTGGTAGCACCAGCCGATGAAGCTGTGATAGAGATATTCAATATCAAAGGACAGAAGATACTTGATCAGAAATTTGCAAATCCAATCAGCGGAAAGCATCAGATGGTTTGGCAGGGAATTGATAAAGACGGTAAAGCTACTGCATCAGGAGTTTATTTTTACAGATTAAAGGTTGATAATAAAACTTGCGGCATTCAGCGAATGCTGCTTTTAAAATAAGATAAATTTCTTTCTTTCCAAAAGAAATAAACCGACCGGACAGGTAACTGTCCGGTTTTTTTTATATTCAATTGACAGCAGGTAATGAAGAAATAAATTTTGCTTAATAAACTGTCTGCCTGTTACTTGTACTACCAGACAGACAGCGAGTTCCAGAAATTTCTGAAAATCTTAAAACCACAAAAAACTATGGAGGTTATTTTGAAAAGGATAATAGGTTTAGTGCTTATAGGCTTATTTAATAGCCTATATATCCAATTATGTGGGCAAGATTTGGATTTAGAAAAATCTGACAGTGGAAATAATACAAAATACGAATATCTATTCAAGCTATCATCGGGTATTATGATCGATGCTTCAGGTGGAATAGGTATAAAGTATTCGCAAAATGAAGACTATCAGGAATCAATATTGAACCTGCATTATGGAAAAGGAGGATTCCTGTCAACAAACGAATTATGTGGGATATATTATCAAGGCAATTACTTTGGAAAGAGAATGTATAAAGGGATTTATGGATATTTTCAAATCGGTTTAGATTACATAGTATCACGTGATTTAATCAATTCTATTATACAGAATGGAATAGATGTAAGTTCTATTCATTATAGATTAACAGGCGGTATTGGATACAGCTATATAATTAGTGAAGATGTTTGTTTAAGAATTGATATTGGTGTTGCTAATCGACCAAGTTTAATTAATCTTAGTTTAACAATAGTTTTTTTAGGAGGAAGTGCGTAGAAGCTGTGATAGAGATATTTAATATTAAAGGGCAGAAGATACTTGATCAGAAATTTGCAAATCCAATCAGCGGAAAGCATCAGATGATATGGCAGGGAATTGATAAAGACGGGAGAGCTACTGCGTCTGGAGTATATTTTTACAGATTAAAGGTTGATAATAAAACTTGCGGCATTCAGCGCATGCTGCTATTGAAATAAGATAAATTTCTTTCTTTCCAAAAGAAATAAACCGACCGGACAGGTAACTGTCCGGTTTTTTCTTTATATTTAGGCATCAACCAGTTATTTATTTAAGATTTAGTAAAAGCCCTTATTGATAAATGTAATTTTCAAATTATTCTTTTTCTCATACTGGGAATGATTATTTATGCAGTTGATTTGAATACTGATATAAGTTCGGGTTGGGATACTATCTAAATATTATGTCATGTTAATAAGGTGTTTAACACAATCAATCTTAGTGTCATAATTAGTACATTAACTGAGTTCATTTTATAAACAGAAAAAAACAGTTTATTGTTACATTATTGACATAAATCATATACTGTAATTAATTAAATATAAATATTATATGTATCAAGAATATAAAAGAAAAATAAATGCAAATGTATTTTATTTAATTTAAAAGAGCTAAAATAAATACATAAAAAATTATATAAAATACAAAGAAATATTGCGTGGTGTTGTCACATTTTAGCATTTTCGGGGACTATATATATGGAGGAAAGGATGTCTATTAGCAAATTTATTAATTATACTTTTATGGAAGATGGTAAAAAAATTATTAAATATCCATACTTGTTCAGAGATCACTATAAAAAATTTGATAAGGGGTTTCCTCTCAAATATCCTTAATAAACTGTCTGCCTGGTACTTCTACTACCAGACAGACAGCGAATTCCAGAAATTTCTGAAAATCTTAAAACCACAAAAAACTATGGAGGTTATTTTGAAAAGAATAATATATATACTGATCATGTGCCTTTTTGTTACGGCACTGATGGCAGAAGAAGAAATCGTCTCCCGTAGAACCTTTTTTAGCAAAACCTATGATGTAGAAAATAATCAATACAGGACAAGATTACATAGTAGTCCGATTCATTACCTTAATGAAAATAATAGTCTAATTGATATAGATTTTAACGATGAAAATTGTGATTCGCTGGTTGCCTTAGCTTGGCGACAGTCTTTAGGAAGAGATTATGAATATTTTAATCCTTATGATTGTGATCAAGATAATGGATCAATACAGGCTGGATACTATACATGTAATGATTTAAGTGATTGGTGCCATAAATATTCAAATGGATATTTTGGTCTAATACAAAATTCCGATTATTGGGACGTTGAATTGACTGATCCAAATTATCAAGTGCATTACGTTATTGAAAGAGAATACAATCAATATCACCTTTGGGATGATACCTTATTCAATTATGACGGTTGCTCCATATTGTTCTATAACACTTGCTTGAATATTACAATGAGCCAGGCAACACCCGTTGGACATCTTACTTATGAACGCCTTGAGAATAATAATATGTTTGATATGCCCCCTGTTTTTGCGTTCGAAAATGTTATAGGCTATGGAGATACATTGTTCGTTACCGATGGAATTAATGTAGAATTTGGTCCATCATTTGATAGTAACGATACATTCACTCTGGATTTCGTCCAAGATGTTATTCAAGATAGTAACTTTTTTAACATATCGATTGTTAATGATCAAGCAGGAACAGGTTTAGAAAATGAGCCTAACTATTGCGAAACATCTATTGATATTTACTACAATGTATATTTTTCTGTGTCTGGTACTGTTTCTAATCTACCATTAGATAATTTACCTATTATTCATCTTGAATCTGGTAATTGGTATGACACTGAGATTGTTTCTGAAGATAGTACATATTTTTTTGATAATATACCTTATATATCTGGTGGACGTGACATACATATTTTTTTAACTGATCCTGACTACCCATATCTCTATACATATGAAGATCAGAATTATTATGATGTCACAACTACTCTTACTGATTGTAATTTCGAAGCTATCGATCCAGTATCTATCTCAGGAAGTTTTACCAACTACTCATCAACGCCCATAGAAGATTTGGATATAGGCTTTTATGATGAAGAAGACATTCAACTTAATGAGACTTCAGTGACAAGTACTAACACTTATGAGATTCTTGTTCCGAGTGGCTGTTCAGGTTCATTAATTCCTGATGCTTCCACTTTCAATGTATATCCGGAAGAGCGTACCTATGCAGATTTGACATCCTCAATAACTGGAGAGAATTTTGAGGCTTACCTTGAATCTCAAATATCGCAGATAAGTGGTACTGTTACTTTAACTAATGGAAACGGTAATGTTACTGATGTAATATTGAATATTGCTGATAATGATGGACCAGTTGTAACCTGTAATATTGATGATTCTGGAAACTATGAATTTGAATTAACTCCTGTTAATTATGATGGAAATCCTGAATTCCATTTGAACTTTGAATTGATGCCATTGAATGGAGAAGATTCAGATTATTATAAAGTCCGAAGAGAACTAACTATCGATAATGGTGACGATCATTTAATAGATGTTACTATGAAAGAAATTGATCTAAATAATATTATTGTTGATAGTGATATAATGGTAAATGGGTTTCATGATTTTATATCAGCTATGGATTATGTTCAAGATATAAATCAAGCAATTCTGCCAGATCCAATAAGTTCAAAGATTATCATGTTGAGTGATACTTATGCTGATGAAATGGGAATTCACGGTTTGCAGAGCGCAGATTTAGAAATCATTGGAATTGGAGATTGTGTCATTAATGGACAGGGAGTTCTTGAGCATGGGATTGCCTTTTATGACTGTGATGATGTCAGTTTAACGCTTGATAATCTGGAAATATGTAACTGGGTTGAAGGTGGAATTGTGGAAAGTAGTACTGAACTAACCGATTGTTACCTGACAATACAAAACTGCTATATTCATGATAACATAAGAACAACTCCGGTTCGAGGTGAAAACGGTGGAGGAATTGCTATATTTCATCCTTCAACTATAATTAATAATCAGATCACAAATAATCAGGCACCGATAGCAGGTGGTGGAATTTATATTTCTTCAACTGCAGGTACTTCAATTATTGAAGATAACGAGATAGAAGGAAATATAAGCGATATCGGTGGAGGTATTTATCTCCAAGCTCAAACAGGGAATGAGGATTATGTAGATTACACCATCGAAGGTAATACTATCACGGGTAATGAATTGAACTCAGACACAGCCTCATCTCCTTTAGCTGCGGCAGTATTTGTTCAAAATTCTGCCAATATTTCATTCAAGCACAATATAATAACTGAAACCCCGGGACTTGGTGATATGACCATTGCCTGCGCTTTTCAGCATGTAAATGATCTATTCTGTCATAACAACACTTTCACCGACAACACAACTGTAGCTGCATCTTACTGGGATTTTACTTATCTGGATTTCCGGAATAATATCATTTCCGATAATATCTTCAACTATTCTGAGCCTTATCCGATTCGTATAAATGATGGTGCTTCAGATCCCTACTTGGTAAGATATAATTGCCTATATGGAAACACAAGCAATGAGTTCAATTCCACTATTACAGTCAGCAATACAGTAACTGAAGATCCACACCTTAATACTCAGTTTTATCCTGAATGGAATGCTTCTGTTAAATCATCCTGTATTGATACAGGGCATCCGAATCCTGATAGTGATTCGGATGAATGGTTCTTCGATCCTGATGATCAGGATCCAGACGGATCACGTCAGGATATTGGGGCAAAAACTGCTGTAGAACACTGTAATTCAATTGCTACTCTCCAAGAGAATTTGGCTTACAACTGGATATCCATTCCTGGGATTGATAACTTTGCTGAATCAACTCGCACTAATGATATCGTTAGCTATGTGTTTGATGAATATGAGGATAATGGGCTTTTCGACGTTAGTCCAGAATATTACATTTTAAACAACCTGGAATGGAAATATAATGGAGAGTATGGAAGATTTTATTGGGAAAATGGTCATTTTAATCCAGTTCCAGCAAATGTAAT carries:
- a CDS encoding C25 family cysteine peptidase, giving the protein MKLRIFLAALLLPAAALMCITIDITDFDQATNNPVILQPGSPSLPYISVKYLLPMGELADNVTVNYSGEIQELERNIEPVQQPQPFSQEYVVTTPADQSIYGRSAIYPSTGYKMVGSQRQNGYDILYIHLYPWRYNPQAETITWQEQAEIEITTHFDEAVYEAQSRMLLTKNESIFQGQEIYNTEARSSYQKTESYLSRSLADPSEPYSMVLITSMETSEWFTDYLSWKLDHGLETGVFYTEDIYDEYEGANNQAKIKNFINDAYMTWSMTDNPLEYVILGGDDEIIPIRGIYINAGGTIDNNLPCDLYYSCLDNDWDGNENGVYGEVEDDVDLVPELAISRLPVDNAQDMINWLNKVTHYVDDNTYSNNICTMVGEFLWGNPDTWGGDSMDLLLEDMDEPFHLQTLYQRDGTYSEYGVTVAINEGLGFLNHLGHANEGFVFGQTRPSAADYYNTEFGFGYSQGCYPSAFDEATGQASESIAENFIIRPGGFFEFIGNSRYGWGIPGQPANGPSQRYHLPFIQAIFTYEIREFGKALAYSRDVMADAAIEYSHLRWVHYELTLMGDPSITLKVPDPDFPFIQPEEPVYTDTEGDGDGAINPGETIEITIPLTANADWADAQDVTIYIQFEDTAVTTETESIYYGTIASGETVTSEPIIVYVPSDCSYDAYPYTITIMAPVGTDSEFEKSYSFDFEVSIQQTNWPWFLAERLSVAPIITDLDDDGQFDILTTTMDGDMYGINLLAEEMDGFPWATGETIENQTSLGDVDNDGENEIVMATRVGNIYARNLDGTLAFAYQHDADQLLTPVLTDMDGDGLLETVSYGMDGELIVLDENGELENGFPLPLGVLCFQEMAAADFDGDGGTEIALVGLDGQLHLIKYNGQEIVGFPVDLGSNPCSGATILDNHNLALGTMDGRLLVISPTGEIIEDRQLEANIVSAPIAADFDGDEDLELAFTTAFGVVYICEQDGTDLPGWPLDIECSISQPPLAVDIDNANGIDLIWFSATNTIYVYSNDGTEIDFSPVPINYNDNFPASIADLDNDLDYEIVFSTSNRVIVIDSKLRKGSDAPWSTYRGNLCRTGYYGDNSLTDNDVAEVVPASDVLLPNYPNPFNPLTVISFELAEAADEAVIEIFNIKGQKILDQKFANPVSGRHQMVWQGNDKDGKSTASGVYFYRLKVDNKTCGIQRMLLLK
- a CDS encoding DUF1565 domain-containing protein, whose translation is MREKMWGLLIIQLIAMFIYGETFYVPEDYTTIQGAIDAVENGDVIILSPGTYYENIDYNGKQILVSSLFYETSDPQYISETVIDGGGNDCVVRILGVGGYNSGLSGLTLSNGNYSHGGGIYLWGSPVNLSNLIITGNVAVDGGGIHCDWSMGVFIDNVMITNNESTDDGGGIYINYSTVTINNSMIYNNSGNNGGGIYIEDGILNMNNDSVCYNQAERGGGIHIHCSDSNMNEVKILGNHATIGGGGIYTWYSDPYLSNVIITQNSSDGRGGGLRCQCALTPVFSSTELCDIYLNNTSCSCCGNDIYSDSFTSVILDTFTVMNPTEYHIQPRDSTQIIIQSGKIEQYNQDLYVSTTGNNSNSGLNPADPLKTIQYALCSILPEDGDTLNIFLDEGLYSPTSNGEHFPIMLPSYVHLCGTGIEEVVLDAEESNRVIWEWYAGNIKLSNLTITGGNQYFGAGLYCENTSINLENVLFCENMASYWGGGINGEFSELFIKDVRIENNYAGDTGGGICLSHCVEVEMSNVSITNNESEYGGGISMFSSEPVLRGVKIANNLATAYGGGINSYNSEAIMQRVDICGNISEYTGGGMYLVDDNSIMVNVTIADNEAFANGGAMTLNQGSHINIVNGILWGNTPDEVCYWTQSDFNEINFAYCDVQGGMENIFTYDHGQVNWLGENIDADPMFLNPLTGDYNLDLGSPCIDTGIAYFEYNGQILADLSEEDYEGTAPDLGAYEYGMSAIETDFIMKPGSVMYAYPNPFNPQTVISFELVAPADEAVIEIFNIKGQKILDQKFANPISGKHQMVWQGIDKDGKATASGVYFYRLKVDNKTCGIQRMLLLK